One window from the genome of Tachysurus vachellii isolate PV-2020 chromosome 5, HZAU_Pvac_v1, whole genome shotgun sequence encodes:
- the zgc:136493 gene encoding probable 2-ketogluconate reductase → MEKPCILATIIGPKGIYKCFKPCIEKHFTIIAYEEFLERKEDFAEKIRAVFVWGATLNVNQELLQALPKLQVVVNGGVGVDHLDIPLINSFGVKVCNTPHVVDNSTADIGMGLMLASARKILEGHNFSKYHESEYMPESSLGNDVSGATLGIIGMGRIGFKVAKRAQSFDMRILYHNRNRRTEEDERAVGAVYCEKMEELLQKSDFVMIVVSLSPHTHKLIGTKELAMMKPSSTLINISRGLVVDQDALVDALQKKVIKAAALDVTYPEPLPRDHPLLSLPNVIVLPHIGTHTVETSQIMVERMVVNSLAVLNGEQPPDEVKI, encoded by the exons ATGGAGAAACCCTGCATACTTGCCACAATTATTGGACCAAAGGGTATCTACAAGTGTTTTAAGCCGTGCATTGAGAAGCATTTCACAATAATCGCATATGAAGAATTTCTTGAAAGGAAGGAAGATTTTGCAGAGAAGATCCGGGCTGTCTTTGTGTGGGGTGCAACCTTAAATGTGAATCAGGAACTTTTACAGGCATTACCCAAACTTCAGGTTGTTGTGAATGGTGGTGTAGGAGTGGACCACCTGGATATACCGCTAATCAATAGTTTTGGAGTGAAGGTCTGTAACACTCCCCATGTAGTTGATAATTCCACAGCAGACATTGGGATGGGACTGATGTTGGCATCAGCAAGGAAAATTCTTGAAG GACATAACTTTTCAAAATACCATGAATCAGAGTACATGCCAGAGTCTTCTTTGGGCAATGATGTCAGTGGTGCCACCTTGGGTATCATTGGTATGGGGCGAATCGGATTTAAGGTTGCCAAAAGAGCTCAAAGTTTTGACATGCGAATCCTCTATCATAACAGAAATCGAAG GACAGAAGAGGATGAGAGGGCTGTAGGTGCTGTGTATTGTGAGAAAATGGAGGAACTGCTGCAGAAGTCTGACTTTGTAATGATTGTGGTCAGTctgtctcctcacacacacaagctgattGGCACTAAAGAACTCGCCATGATGAAGCCCAGCAGTACCCTCATTAACATCAGCAGAG gTTTGGTTGTTGACCAAGATGCTTTGGTTGATGCTCTCCAAAAGAAAGTCATTAAAGCTGCAGCGCTTGATGTCACATATCCCGAGCCTCTTCCAAG aGATCACCCTTTATTGTCACTTCCAAACGTAATTGTCTTACCACACATCGGGACGCACACTGTGGAGACCTCTCAAATCATGGTGGAGAGAATGGTTGTCAATTCCCTGGCAGTTCTTAATGGGGAACAGCCTCCAGATGAAGTGAAGATATAG